The Methanoplanus sp. FWC-SCC4 genome has a window encoding:
- a CDS encoding metal-dependent hydrolase codes for MKLRWLGHSCFFIDGSKKILTDPFMPYGDFGCSPDIVAVTHGHSDHLGETLTLKRLTVCPNELAKYLSEKGIETEPMNIGGSVEADGVKFTMVWASHSSEITDGDEKIYGGPAAGFVIDIDGVRIYHAGDTGLFSDMKLIRDMYHPDIALIPIGSRYTMGPSEAMVAAEFVGAPVVIPMHYNTFPAIEQDANAFKDAVERVTDMKVLVLNPGDEIETGDYLK; via the coding sequence ATGAAACTGAGATGGCTTGGACATTCATGTTTTTTTATCGACGGTTCAAAGAAGATATTAACAGATCCTTTCATGCCGTATGGCGATTTTGGATGCAGCCCTGATATTGTTGCAGTCACACACGGACATTCTGATCACCTTGGGGAGACGCTGACTCTTAAAAGGCTCACGGTCTGTCCGAATGAACTTGCAAAATATCTCTCAGAAAAAGGGATTGAGACAGAACCGATGAATATCGGAGGGAGTGTTGAAGCTGACGGTGTTAAGTTTACGATGGTCTGGGCATCGCATTCATCGGAGATTACCGACGGGGATGAAAAGATATACGGCGGCCCTGCGGCAGGGTTTGTAATTGATATTGACGGTGTCAGGATTTATCATGCAGGCGATACGGGGCTTTTTTCAGACATGAAGCTCATCCGCGATATGTATCATCCCGATATTGCACTGATTCCGATTGGAAGCAGATATACAATGGGCCCTTCTGAAGCTATGGTTGCAGCAGAGTTTGTCGGGGCACCTGTTGTGATCCCTATGCACTATAACACCTTCCCTGCAATTGAGCAGGATGCCAATGCCTTTAAGGATGCAGTTGAAAGGGTGACTGACATGAAGGTTCTGGTTTTAAATCCCGGCGATGAGATTGAGACCGGTGATTATCTCAAATAA
- a CDS encoding metallophosphoesterase — MKTKFPKQNFRFYSILAVSLIGIMSLSGYMLAEAKSPVVTGLKLEGAPDSVVFIADPHLQEKNLDHIRNAIGIINKMNPSVVLIGGDFVNGDEEDFSLHDVWKEIDAPVYAVLGNHDYQSGIHGINGQYKMLDVAIKANTTVEGYDVSALRDENTNLEFASGLEARLEESGVNVLKNEYVIINAGGKELMIVGLDDGWAGLSNPPELPETDAYTIYMIHEPECRADWDADLILSGHTHGGQFAPPFIQLLNDNGILELSGYFDSGTPLYITRGIGSSSLFGIELRYQSQPEIVVINPR; from the coding sequence ATGAAGACAAAATTTCCAAAACAGAACTTCAGGTTTTACAGTATTCTGGCGGTTTCCTTAATAGGAATCATGTCACTGTCCGGCTACATGCTTGCAGAGGCAAAGAGCCCTGTTGTGACCGGACTCAAACTGGAGGGGGCACCTGATTCTGTTGTATTTATTGCCGACCCTCATCTTCAGGAAAAGAATCTGGATCATATCAGAAATGCTATTGGCATTATAAACAAGATGAACCCTTCTGTTGTTTTAATCGGGGGGGATTTTGTAAATGGCGATGAAGAGGACTTTTCTCTTCATGATGTCTGGAAGGAGATTGATGCGCCGGTTTATGCAGTTTTGGGAAATCACGACTATCAGTCGGGGATTCATGGGATAAACGGGCAGTATAAGATGCTTGATGTCGCGATAAAAGCCAATACAACTGTTGAAGGTTATGATGTGAGTGCATTAAGGGATGAGAATACAAATTTGGAATTTGCATCCGGGCTTGAGGCCAGACTTGAAGAGTCCGGCGTGAATGTTTTGAAAAATGAGTATGTCATCATAAACGCAGGCGGAAAGGAGCTTATGATTGTCGGCCTTGATGACGGATGGGCGGGTCTTTCAAATCCTCCGGAACTGCCAGAAACCGATGCATATACAATTTATATGATACATGAGCCTGAATGCAGGGCTGACTGGGACGCTGATCTGATTTTGTCAGGCCATACTCACGGAGGGCAGTTTGCGCCGCCTTTTATTCAGTTACTAAATGACAACGGAATTCTTGAACTGAGCGGATATTTTGATTCAGGGACACCCCTTTACATCACACGCGGTATCGGCTCCTCAAGTCTTTTTGGAATAGAGTTAAGGTACCAGTCACAGCCTGAAATTGTTGTGATAAATCCCCGGTAA
- a CDS encoding response regulator receiver protein: MAAPRKKKKINTADRKRELLNLFADISGKTEIVEPMKKIHGTLRDKDAIEREVALVMREILDQGHFKTKLKPRDLACLVCGYYEGKNDTEIARQLGDEKLSKTVARARVRLKLFRDLDFKMPFERELMEQLLDSGKTMKDISEELGVSPSTLREYRHVIEQEKDTTLDPFLERIRDVMEDRDLTESMTRGLNNDGLSEAIDATEAELADLS, from the coding sequence ATGGCAGCACCACGGAAGAAAAAGAAAATAAATACAGCAGACCGTAAACGGGAGCTATTGAATCTGTTTGCAGATATCTCAGGTAAGACAGAGATTGTAGAGCCAATGAAGAAGATCCACGGTACTTTGCGCGATAAGGATGCAATAGAGCGCGAGGTGGCTCTGGTTATGCGTGAAATCCTCGATCAGGGGCATTTCAAAACAAAATTAAAGCCAAGGGATCTTGCATGCCTTGTCTGCGGATACTATGAAGGCAAAAATGACACTGAGATTGCAAGGCAGCTTGGAGACGAGAAATTATCCAAGACTGTGGCAAGGGCACGTGTCAGACTGAAATTGTTCCGCGATCTTGATTTCAAGATGCCTTTTGAGCGTGAGTTGATGGAACAGCTTCTTGATTCCGGAAAGACAATGAAAGATATCAGCGAGGAGCTTGGGGTAAGTCCCTCGACACTTCGTGAATACAGGCATGTCATTGAGCAGGAGAAAGACACAACTCTTGATCCGTTCCTTGAGCGCATCAGGGATGTTATGGAAGACCGTGATCTTACCGAGTCTATGACAAGGGGCCTCAATAATGACGGCCTTTCAGAAGCTATTGATGCAACTGAAGCAGAACTTGCAGACCTGTCCTGA